In Candidatus Binatia bacterium, the genomic stretch TCGGGGTTCTTTTGAAGCGGGCTTTCCGGCAAGCGGTCGAGCAGTGCCGGCAACGAGTGGAAGGGTAGGATGATGGCAAGCTTGATGTCCAAACCGCGCGGCGCTCAGACGATTCCGGTTTCTTTCATCGTCAACGGAAAAGCGTACGAGCTGGAAGTAGAGCCGCATGAATTATTGCTGGATGTGATACGAGACCGGTTGGGATTGACGGGCGCGAAGAGGTCCTGCGATGTCGAAGTCTGCGGCGCCTGCACCCTGCTCCTGGACGGCAGACCGGTCAGCGCGTGCACTTTGCCGGCGTTCGAGGCGAGGGGAAGGCAGGTCCAGACCATCGAGGGCCTGGCTGAAAACGGCAAGCTCCATCCGCTTCAGCAAGCGTTCATCGAGCACGGTGGATTTCAGTGCGGCTTTTGCACGCCGGGAATGATTCTGGCGGCGAAGGCGATGCTGGAAGAGAATCCGGACCCCACGGAGGAACAGATCAAACACTTCATGCACGGCAACATCTGCCGCTGCACGGGTTACAAAAAGATCATCGAATCGATTTTAGCCGCGGCCAAAAAGATGCGCGCGCCGCTGTCCGCGAAGCGTAAATCCTAGTCGCCGATCCCGTACTCTTCCCACTTGGCCGCGACCCGATCGAGGTGTTCCTTGGGTGGAAGCGAAATCCCCGGGTAATCATGTTTCCGGGTCGCGTCGATCGCCAACCGCGAGCCCACGTCTCGGATCGGGTCGTGCTGCGGCACCGTCCTCGGCGCCTGCGAAGGATCGAGGCCGACGGCTTGCACGTCGCGCTCGATGTAGACGTCCTTGCCGGGCCGGACTCTCCAGCTAAGCGCCCAGTCCACGTCAAAATCGTCCCAAACGTCGATGTCGTCGTCGACCACCACGGTGATTTTGCCGAAGCCCGTTCTCAACGACCAGACCCCGTACATGAGCTGTCTGACCTGTCCGTCGAATTGTTTTTTCATCGACACTACGACATAAGCGCCGCTGCCGCCGGCTTCTTTGAGGCGCAAATCTTTGATCGGCAGGCGGAGATTGTATTTCAGATGCTTGAATAGCGGCCACTCGCGCCCGACGCCACGGATGCAGCTCGACTCCGATGGAGGGCGCTGACTGATGAACGCCTGATAAATGGGATTATTCCGGAACGTCATGCATTTGATATTAAAGACCGGCTGTTTGCCCGCGGGGCCCATATAACCCGTATATTCACCGAACGGTCCCTCCATTTCACGCACGTTCGCGGGAATTTCTCCTTCCAGCACGATCTCGGCGGTGGCGGGAACTTCCAGCGGGACGGTTTCGCACGGGACCATCTCCACCGGTTCACCTCTGAGAGCTCCGGCTACGGCAAACTCGTCGAGCTCTTCTGATATTTTAGATACCGAAACGTAGCCGATGGTCGGGTCGGCGCCGATGACGACCGCCACCGGCGTAGGCTTGTTATGTTCGTCGTTTTTCCTCAAGTGCCAGGCCGCGTCCTGCCGCTTGCCGAAGAGA encodes the following:
- a CDS encoding (2Fe-2S)-binding protein, translated to MMASLMSKPRGAQTIPVSFIVNGKAYELEVEPHELLLDVIRDRLGLTGAKRSCDVEVCGACTLLLDGRPVSACTLPAFEARGRQVQTIEGLAENGKLHPLQQAFIEHGGFQCGFCTPGMILAAKAMLEENPDPTEEQIKHFMHGNICRCTGYKKIIESILAAAKKMRAPLSAKRKS
- a CDS encoding UbiD family decarboxylase produces the protein MAYRDLRTYLSALEERGKLKRIKKAVDKDWEVAAVCRQLFYKLPPERRPALLFENIKGFDMPIAAGVLGASRQIYAIGLETDSVEGINRKWDHALDKPIPPVMVKNSQAPCKENILRCHQVDLLRLPVPVWTVGEDPGPFLTSPYVITKDPETGVRNVGTYRMEVKGPNKTGFLFGKRQDAAWHLRKNDEHNKPTPVAVVIGADPTIGYVSVSKISEELDEFAVAGALRGEPVEMVPCETVPLEVPATAEIVLEGEIPANVREMEGPFGEYTGYMGPAGKQPVFNIKCMTFRNNPIYQAFISQRPPSESSCIRGVGREWPLFKHLKYNLRLPIKDLRLKEAGGSGAYVVVSMKKQFDGQVRQLMYGVWSLRTGFGKITVVVDDDIDVWDDFDVDWALSWRVRPGKDVYIERDVQAVGLDPSQAPRTVPQHDPIRDVGSRLAIDATRKHDYPGISLPPKEHLDRVAAKWEEYGIGD